From the Xenorhabdus ishibashii genome, one window contains:
- a CDS encoding ATP-binding protein: MTKYSLRTRMMSLILVPVLLVGTLVSISFISYRYYELKKLIVLRGISIIEPLSIASEVGINLDNCQQVDSLINSLHRRNFEIVKAIAIFDKHNKLFDISNDKYDVNRLKLTANEAMPTTLSQTEYDNSIILKMPIISGNSSPNPWNTSTSDTPPIGYIAIDLDLRVAQLQQYKEISTAIILLILCLGGTALFAHGLVRKVTQPLNCMVKAVDRIRQGQLNSRVTGAMPGELAALQNGINTVAESLSKYKYEMQLHIDQATSDLQITMEQLEIQNVELTIAKKRAQEAVRIKTEFLANMSHELRTPLNGVIGFTRQMLKTVITPQQMEYLYVIDRSANNLLKIINDILDFSRLESNKLVLDQVPFLLRDTVNEVIELLTPAASVKNLSLHHHIDDELPNLMIGDPIRLQQILTNLIGNAIKFTDKGSVTLDIKLRQQQHHLVQIDFTVTDTGIGIKPEYRPILFQAFNQADASITRHYGGTGLGLSITKRLVNEMKGEIDFISEVAKGTVFYFDIWLEKEEYSFGALPEHLPVCSALSRLPMTVMAVDDNPANLKLIGTLLNELVENPLLCSNGVEALEIAQQYSLDLILMDIQMADMDGIQTSEQIHQLPQHKETPIVAVTAFTCHEKKSAPFIDCLSKPLDENHLKTLLHQYCQQKKPQAIDWEMALQQTAGKESLAREMLEMLVQSLPDMKNRIEQVLTGDGEAIRKHFQHHVHQLHGSCCYNGVPKLKAICEFVEKQLQQGAALVDLEPELLEFMDEINHVMAATPDILRASQSVTLIP, encoded by the coding sequence ATGACCAAATATAGCCTACGCACCCGTATGATGAGCCTGATATTGGTTCCTGTTTTACTGGTCGGAACGCTTGTGAGTATATCATTTATCTCATACCGCTATTACGAGTTGAAGAAACTGATAGTCCTCAGAGGGATCAGCATTATTGAACCCTTATCTATCGCCAGCGAGGTTGGCATTAATCTGGACAACTGCCAGCAAGTTGACTCATTGATAAACAGCCTGCATCGACGAAACTTTGAGATTGTCAAGGCAATTGCGATCTTTGATAAGCATAACAAGTTATTCGATATTTCGAATGACAAGTATGATGTCAATCGCTTGAAGCTCACTGCCAACGAAGCCATGCCTACAACCTTATCCCAAACGGAATACGACAACAGTATCATCCTGAAGATGCCAATTATCTCAGGAAATTCTTCTCCTAATCCCTGGAACACGTCCACCAGCGATACGCCGCCGATTGGCTATATCGCTATTGATTTGGATTTACGCGTTGCCCAGCTCCAGCAATACAAAGAGATTTCCACTGCCATCATTTTGTTGATTTTGTGCCTTGGGGGAACAGCCTTGTTTGCCCATGGGCTGGTACGTAAAGTTACTCAACCTCTGAATTGCATGGTTAAAGCTGTCGATCGCATCCGTCAGGGACAACTGAACAGTCGCGTGACAGGTGCTATGCCTGGAGAATTGGCTGCACTCCAAAATGGCATTAATACCGTGGCAGAATCGCTCTCAAAATATAAATATGAGATGCAACTTCATATTGATCAAGCCACTTCCGACCTGCAAATTACGATGGAACAGTTGGAGATTCAGAATGTTGAACTGACTATCGCCAAAAAACGCGCACAGGAAGCGGTCAGGATCAAAACGGAATTTCTGGCCAATATGTCCCATGAATTACGCACGCCGCTTAATGGGGTCATTGGCTTTACCCGCCAGATGTTAAAAACCGTCATTACGCCACAACAGATGGAATATCTGTATGTCATTGACAGATCGGCTAATAATCTATTGAAAATTATCAATGATATTCTGGATTTTTCACGTCTGGAATCTAATAAACTGGTATTGGATCAGGTGCCTTTTCTGCTCAGGGATACCGTCAATGAAGTTATTGAACTTTTGACACCTGCTGCCAGCGTGAAAAATCTTTCCCTGCATCACCATATTGATGATGAGTTACCCAACTTGATGATTGGCGATCCCATTCGATTACAACAAATACTGACTAACCTGATTGGCAATGCTATTAAATTCACGGATAAAGGCAGCGTGACGCTGGATATCAAATTACGCCAACAGCAACACCACCTTGTACAGATTGATTTTACTGTGACCGATACAGGTATTGGGATCAAACCGGAATACCGTCCAATTCTGTTCCAGGCCTTCAATCAGGCAGATGCCAGTATTACCCGTCATTACGGGGGCACCGGATTGGGGTTGAGTATTACTAAGCGACTGGTTAATGAAATGAAGGGAGAAATCGATTTTATTAGTGAAGTTGCGAAAGGAACAGTATTTTATTTTGATATCTGGCTGGAAAAAGAAGAGTATTCATTCGGAGCCTTGCCAGAACATCTGCCAGTCTGTTCGGCATTATCACGTTTACCCATGACCGTTATGGCGGTGGACGATAATCCCGCAAACCTGAAATTGATTGGCACGCTGCTCAATGAACTCGTTGAAAATCCCTTGCTGTGCAGTAATGGGGTAGAAGCACTGGAAATAGCGCAACAATATTCGCTGGATCTGATTTTAATGGATATCCAGATGGCGGATATGGATGGCATCCAAACTTCTGAACAGATCCATCAATTACCTCAACACAAAGAGACACCCATTGTGGCCGTTACCGCTTTTACCTGCCATGAGAAAAAAAGTGCACCGTTTATCGATTGCCTTTCCAAGCCCTTGGATGAAAACCATCTTAAAACACTGTTGCACCAGTATTGCCAGCAAAAAAAACCACAAGCCATTGATTGGGAGATGGCGTTGCAGCAAACCGCCGGCAAAGAATCATTGGCACGGGAGATGTTAGAGATGCTGGTGCAATCATTACCTGATATGAAAAATAGGATTGAGCAGGTTTTGACTGGCGATGGTGAAGCCATCCGCAAACACTTTCAGCATCATGTCCACCAATTGCATGGCAGTTGCTGCTACAACGGTGTGCCTAAACTAAAAGCAATTTGCGAATTTGTCGAAAAACAACTGCAACAAGGGGCTGCACTGGTCGATCTGGAGCCAGAATTACTGGAATTTATGGATGAAATTAATCATGTCATGGCTGCTACCCCTGATATCCTCAGGGCGAGTCAATCCGTTACTTTGATACCATAA
- the dgt gene encoding dGTPase, whose product MSKIDFKQKLNYQRKFSKSSIHSDDEEQVTRQFESDRGRIINSAAIRRLQQKTQVFPLERNAAVRSRLTHSLEVQQIGRYISKTIIAELAKQNLLEKYGLSDRLLAFESLIEMACLMHDIGNPPFGHFGEAAIKDWFSRRLDPDYLPHLPKTQSRQDACKVAALRLTGEDKKDLFRRQLRRDLCQFEGNAQAIRLAHNLLRLNLTYAQIGCILKYTCPAYRLEETPAEFSYLMKKIGYYWSEDSFIRELKKELQMGDFCRFPLTYIMEAADDISYCIADLDDAVEKDIFNVAQLVEYLKKEWEENGGHRKGDLFESTVIQAYKKTTNNEARRNIHEQFFMYLRVFITGKLVPYTAKLFIEHLPEIYAGTFNHALLEGNGDEHRLLKTLKNVTRKRVFNHPEVEELELQGYRIITGLLDVYSPLLELPRQDFMELNQHNFHKQYFIETRLLHKLSTKHRLAYSEAVEGIVATDEAEKDAIEFYYRARLIQDYISGMTDHYAYEEYRKFMVSK is encoded by the coding sequence ATGTCTAAGATTGATTTCAAGCAAAAGTTGAATTACCAACGCAAGTTCAGTAAATCCTCTATTCATTCCGATGATGAAGAACAAGTGACTCGCCAATTTGAAAGTGATCGTGGGCGGATCATCAACTCAGCCGCTATTCGGCGGTTGCAACAGAAAACACAGGTTTTTCCACTGGAACGCAATGCGGCTGTACGCAGTCGGCTGACGCATTCGCTCGAAGTGCAGCAAATAGGGCGCTATATATCAAAAACGATTATCGCGGAGCTGGCAAAGCAGAACTTATTGGAAAAATATGGGCTGAGTGATCGCTTGCTTGCTTTTGAAAGCCTGATTGAGATGGCTTGCCTGATGCACGATATTGGTAATCCTCCCTTTGGCCATTTTGGCGAGGCAGCGATTAAGGATTGGTTCTCCCGTCGATTAGATCCTGACTATTTGCCCCATTTGCCGAAAACACAGAGTCGGCAGGATGCCTGTAAGGTCGCAGCATTGCGCCTGACGGGAGAAGATAAGAAAGATCTATTTCGCCGGCAATTGCGTAGAGATTTATGTCAGTTTGAAGGTAATGCCCAGGCTATCCGTCTGGCACACAATCTGCTGCGTTTAAATCTCACTTATGCCCAGATTGGTTGCATATTGAAATATACCTGTCCGGCCTATCGTCTGGAAGAAACTCCGGCTGAATTCAGTTACCTGATGAAAAAAATAGGTTACTACTGGTCAGAAGATAGCTTTATCCGTGAATTGAAAAAAGAACTGCAAATGGGAGATTTCTGCCGTTTCCCGCTGACATATATTATGGAAGCCGCAGATGATATCTCATATTGCATCGCAGATTTGGATGATGCGGTTGAAAAAGACATTTTTAATGTTGCTCAGTTGGTAGAATATCTGAAAAAAGAGTGGGAAGAAAACGGGGGGCACCGGAAAGGGGATTTGTTCGAATCCACCGTAATACAAGCTTATAAAAAAACCACTAATAACGAAGCCCGTCGTAATATCCATGAACAATTTTTCATGTATTTACGGGTATTTATCACAGGGAAATTGGTGCCTTATACCGCCAAATTGTTTATTGAACACCTGCCTGAAATCTATGCTGGTACATTTAATCATGCCCTGCTGGAAGGAAATGGCGATGAACACCGTTTATTGAAAACCCTGAAAAATGTCACCCGTAAACGGGTTTTCAATCATCCTGAAGTGGAAGAGCTGGAATTACAGGGATACCGCATTATTACCGGATTGCTGGATGTATATAGCCCTTTACTGGAATTGCCTCGACAGGATTTTATGGAACTGAACCAGCATAATTTTCACAAACAATACTTTATTGAAACGCGCCTGCTGCACAAACTTTCGACCAAGCATCGTTTGGCTTATAGTGAGGCCGTGGAAGGAATTGTTGCCACTGATGAGGCCGAAAAAGATGCGATCGAATTTTATTATCGGGCGCGCCTCATTCAGGACTATATCAGTGGCATGACGGATCATTACGCTTATGAAGAATATCGTAAATTTATGGTATCAAAGTAA
- the mtnN gene encoding 5'-methylthioadenosine/S-adenosylhomocysteine nucleosidase encodes MKIGVIGAMEQEVTLLRDQIEGLQTLSRGGCEIYTGKLNGVDIALLKSGIGKVSSALGTTLLIEHCQPDIVINTGSAGGLDPKLKVGDIVVSEEVRYHDADLTAFGYEAGQMAQCPAAFIADEKLIALAEKCIQSLDLNAVRGLVCSGDAFINGSEPLARIRSTFPKVAAVEMEAAAIGHVCHQYNVPFVVVRAISDVADQESHISFDEFLVVAARESTRMVNAMLTELSKQ; translated from the coding sequence ATGAAAATAGGTGTAATAGGTGCAATGGAACAAGAAGTGACTTTATTGCGTGACCAGATTGAAGGTCTGCAAACATTGTCACGAGGTGGATGCGAAATTTATACCGGTAAACTAAATGGCGTTGATATCGCCTTGTTGAAATCTGGTATTGGTAAAGTTTCCTCCGCACTTGGCACCACTTTGTTGATTGAGCATTGCCAGCCAGATATCGTGATTAACACGGGTTCAGCCGGTGGCCTTGATCCTAAACTAAAAGTGGGAGATATCGTGGTTTCCGAAGAAGTTCGCTACCATGACGCCGATCTTACCGCTTTCGGCTATGAAGCGGGACAAATGGCGCAATGCCCAGCCGCATTTATTGCTGACGAGAAATTGATTGCCCTGGCGGAAAAATGTATTCAATCTCTCGATCTGAATGCCGTTCGGGGTCTGGTTTGCAGCGGTGATGCCTTTATCAATGGTTCAGAGCCATTGGCTCGCATTCGTTCTACTTTCCCGAAAGTTGCTGCGGTTGAAATGGAGGCGGCAGCCATTGGTCATGTTTGCCATCAATATAACGTCCCCTTTGTGGTTGTTCGTGCGATTTCTGACGTTGCCGATCAAGAGTCCCATATCAGTTTTGATGAATTTTTGGTGGTCGCGGCGCGTGAATCGACACGGATGGTCAATGCCATGCTGACCGAACTGAGTAAACAGTAG
- the btuF gene encoding vitamin B12 ABC transporter substrate-binding protein BtuF, whose amino-acid sequence MQSWLKIIPPRSIWLAFLFFLCSFWWGFCAPLYASASRVISLAPSTTELAYAAGLGDQLIAVSAYSDYPETAKKLEQVADWQGINVERIIALKPDLILAWRGGNPQRPLEQLAAFGIPIFYSDIKKVEDVATDLERLAAYSPHPDLAMQSAANIRDKFNQLKQKYANLPPKPVLLQFGMHPIFTSSSHTIQSEIVSVCGGKNIFADSPVPWPQVNREQVLTRKPEVIIIGGTEKQKQQVADFWRPQMNVTIIALNDDWFSRAGPRVILAAEQLCNQLNHPN is encoded by the coding sequence ATGCAATCATGGTTGAAAATAATTCCCCCTCGATCCATTTGGCTGGCATTCTTATTCTTTTTGTGTAGCTTTTGGTGGGGTTTCTGTGCTCCACTTTACGCGTCAGCTTCCCGTGTTATTAGCCTTGCCCCATCAACGACAGAGCTGGCCTATGCCGCGGGGCTGGGCGACCAGCTTATCGCAGTTAGTGCTTACTCCGATTATCCTGAAACAGCTAAAAAATTAGAGCAGGTTGCGGATTGGCAAGGCATCAATGTTGAACGGATCATTGCCCTCAAGCCTGACCTGATTCTGGCATGGCGGGGTGGTAATCCCCAACGACCTCTGGAACAACTCGCTGCTTTCGGCATCCCGATTTTCTACTCCGATATAAAAAAAGTGGAAGATGTTGCAACAGATCTGGAACGGCTGGCTGCCTATAGCCCACATCCCGATCTGGCTATGCAATCAGCGGCAAATATTCGCGATAAGTTCAATCAATTAAAACAAAAGTACGCTAACCTACCCCCTAAACCCGTGCTCTTACAGTTTGGCATGCACCCTATTTTTACTTCCTCCAGCCATACCATTCAAAGCGAAATTGTTTCGGTATGTGGCGGTAAAAATATTTTCGCGGATAGTCCTGTTCCGTGGCCACAAGTTAATCGTGAGCAAGTGCTTACCCGCAAACCAGAAGTGATCATCATAGGTGGAACGGAAAAGCAAAAACAACAGGTTGCCGATTTTTGGCGGCCACAAATGAATGTCACTATTATCGCCCTGAACGATGACTGGTTTAGCCGTGCAGGGCCGAGGGTTATTTTAGCGGCAGAACAGCTTTGTAATCAGTTAAATCATCCCAACTAA
- the erpA gene encoding iron-sulfur cluster insertion protein ErpA — MSDDAALPLQFTDAAANKVKVLVADEDNPNLRLRVYITGGGCSGFQYGFTFDDQINEGDMTIQKQGVELVIDPMSLQYLIGACVDYTEGLEGSRFVVSNPNAKTTCGCGSSFSV, encoded by the coding sequence ATGAGCGATGATGCTGCATTGCCTTTGCAGTTTACTGATGCCGCGGCCAATAAAGTCAAAGTACTGGTTGCTGATGAAGATAATCCAAACTTGCGCTTGCGGGTTTACATTACAGGTGGTGGTTGTAGCGGCTTCCAGTATGGTTTCACTTTCGATGACCAAATCAACGAAGGTGATATGACCATTCAGAAACAAGGGGTTGAATTGGTTATTGACCCCATGAGTTTACAATATTTGATAGGCGCTTGTGTGGATTATACCGAAGGGTTGGAAGGTTCCCGTTTTGTTGTTTCCAATCCGAATGCAAAAACCACTTGTGGTTGTGGCTCTTCTTTCAGTGTCTGA
- the hemL gene encoding glutamate-1-semialdehyde 2,1-aminomutase produces the protein MSQSETLYSQAKHVIPGGVNSPVRAFNGVGGTPVFIQRANGAYLYDVDGNAYIDYVGSWGPMVLGHNHPAIRNAVIEAAERGLSFGAPTAAEVEMAKLVTELVPSMDMVRMVNSGTEATMSAIRLARGYTQRDKIIKFEGCYHGHADCLLVKAGSGALTIGQPNSPGVPADFAKHTLICVYNDLSSVREAFEKYPAEIACIIVEPVAGNMNCIPPLPEFLPGLRKLCDEFGALLIIDEVMTGFRVALGGAQEYYDVKPDLTSLGKIIGGGMPVGAFGGRLEIMEKLAPTGPVYQAGTLSGNPIAMAAGLACLKEVAQVGVHQRLSELTDKLTTGLKSAASAAGIPLVVNHVGGMFGIFFTDAESVTCYQDVMKCDVERFKRFFHLMLDEGIYLAPSAFEAGFMSIAHSEEDIQRTVDAAARCFAKLQ, from the coding sequence ATGAGCCAGTCCGAAACACTTTACTCTCAGGCAAAACATGTGATCCCTGGTGGCGTCAATTCACCTGTACGTGCTTTTAACGGTGTTGGTGGGACACCTGTTTTTATTCAACGTGCTAATGGCGCTTATCTTTATGATGTTGATGGCAATGCCTATATCGATTATGTCGGCTCATGGGGACCAATGGTTCTTGGGCATAACCATCCTGCTATCCGCAACGCCGTTATTGAGGCCGCGGAACGTGGTTTAAGTTTTGGCGCACCAACCGCCGCCGAAGTGGAAATGGCAAAACTGGTCACTGAACTGGTGCCTTCCATGGATATGGTTCGTATGGTGAATTCAGGTACAGAAGCCACCATGAGCGCCATTCGTCTGGCTCGTGGTTATACCCAACGTGACAAAATCATTAAATTCGAAGGTTGCTATCACGGCCATGCCGATTGCTTACTGGTCAAAGCGGGATCGGGTGCCCTGACTATCGGTCAGCCGAACTCTCCAGGCGTACCCGCTGATTTCGCTAAACACACCCTGATTTGTGTTTATAATGATCTGAGCTCTGTCCGTGAAGCCTTCGAAAAATATCCAGCAGAAATCGCCTGTATTATCGTCGAACCTGTCGCAGGTAATATGAACTGCATTCCACCGTTGCCAGAATTCCTGCCGGGTCTGCGTAAGCTGTGTGATGAATTTGGTGCGCTGCTAATCATTGACGAAGTGATGACCGGTTTTCGTGTCGCACTAGGTGGTGCACAAGAATATTACGATGTTAAGCCAGATTTGACATCCCTTGGTAAAATCATCGGCGGCGGTATGCCTGTAGGTGCTTTTGGTGGCCGTCTGGAAATCATGGAAAAACTGGCTCCAACTGGCCCTGTTTATCAGGCCGGAACCCTTTCGGGCAACCCCATCGCGATGGCGGCTGGCCTTGCTTGCTTGAAAGAAGTGGCTCAGGTCGGTGTTCATCAACGCTTGAGCGAACTGACCGACAAACTGACGACGGGTTTAAAAAGTGCGGCATCAGCAGCCGGCATCCCGCTGGTAGTAAACCACGTTGGCGGCATGTTCGGTATCTTCTTTACTGATGCGGAAAGCGTTACCTGTTATCAGGATGTCATGAAGTGTGATGTAGAACGTTTCAAGCGGTTCTTCCACTTGATGCTGGACGAAGGTATCTATCTGGCTCCTTCTGCATTTGAAGCAGGCTTTATGTCCATCGCTCATTCAGAGGAAGATATCCAACGTACTGTTGATGCGGCAGCACGTTGTTTTGCAAAACTGCAATAA
- a CDS encoding ISAs1 family transposase, with protein MSIFNFISKIDDPRSDINKKHELMDVIFLAFAAVLCGASGWKAIQEFGEIQIEWLKKYTRFTHGIPRRHCIANIIKMIEQDALVEAFYDWINQRRVKAGRSLIAIDGKTMRGTCKGTLFEALHVVSAYDVESGVALYHRVAESKGKEGPVARQLIELLALDGAVVTMDALHCQKETLELITQRGGDFIVGVKGNQKSLAEFVKSHFAAHYESHELVEFTEKSSGHGREEFRHVMQISATLSEEFQAKWPSIQSVIEVVSERSVKGHPPHRDSRWYVSSLPLDAELAATAIRKHWSVENELHWVLDVTFREDAISLKDPDGAAQMALFNRIALNVIKQNTSIKDSQAAKRRRAMWSAEFRSQLIFD; from the coding sequence ATGAGTATTTTTAACTTTATCAGTAAGATCGATGACCCGCGTTCTGATATCAATAAAAAGCATGAGTTAATGGATGTGATTTTTTTGGCTTTTGCAGCCGTGTTATGCGGGGCTTCTGGCTGGAAAGCGATTCAAGAGTTTGGTGAGATACAAATTGAGTGGCTTAAAAAATATACGCGCTTTACTCATGGCATTCCTCGTCGTCACTGTATTGCTAATATTATCAAAATGATAGAGCAGGATGCACTGGTTGAAGCCTTTTATGACTGGATCAACCAGCGCCGGGTCAAGGCAGGGAGAAGCCTTATCGCTATTGACGGAAAAACGATGAGAGGCACTTGCAAAGGCACCCTGTTTGAAGCCCTCCATGTGGTCAGTGCTTATGATGTCGAGTCCGGTGTTGCCCTATATCATCGGGTCGCAGAAAGTAAAGGGAAAGAAGGCCCAGTCGCAAGGCAACTCATTGAATTATTGGCGCTTGATGGGGCTGTAGTCACGATGGATGCCCTGCATTGTCAGAAAGAAACCCTTGAGTTAATTACCCAACGAGGCGGCGATTTTATTGTGGGTGTCAAAGGTAATCAAAAAAGTCTGGCTGAGTTTGTTAAATCCCATTTTGCTGCACATTATGAAAGTCATGAACTTGTTGAATTTACAGAAAAAAGCAGTGGTCATGGACGAGAGGAGTTCCGTCATGTTATGCAAATTAGTGCGACGTTGTCAGAAGAATTTCAGGCAAAATGGCCTTCAATACAATCGGTTATCGAAGTGGTCAGTGAACGAAGTGTGAAAGGCCACCCCCCTCACCGTGATTCACGCTGGTATGTCAGTTCACTCCCTTTAGATGCGGAGCTAGCGGCCACGGCAATAAGAAAGCATTGGTCGGTGGAAAATGAGCTGCACTGGGTTTTGGACGTCACTTTTCGGGAAGATGCAATCTCGCTGAAAGATCCTGATGGGGCGGCACAAATGGCCCTTTTTAATCGAATTGCATTAAATGTGATTAAACAAAATACCAGTATAAAGGACAGTCAGGCCGCTAAACGCCGAAGAGCAATGTGGTCAGCGGAATTCCGTAGTCAGCTTATATTTGATTAA